Proteins from a single region of Ziziphus jujuba cultivar Dongzao chromosome 1, ASM3175591v1:
- the LOC107409333 gene encoding uncharacterized protein LOC107409333: protein MNIATLALVLCTVFGLLGLGYSDSFLGGGGAEIKGEYQESFKYDRINEVEKECSFVLSSASELKPEDNRIYSIKEELFFVNGDWRQDDGKAPLMPFDVREVQIDISADRTPLNLVSFWVLDVDRARRSKKAVSISGSLIMGITLDSTLTDYGFGGNPQFQMWPGHSQLPISFQGIYTESKKNGGERVMCLLGSTMLPARESDAADPWQWLKAPDANYNQLPLLQDDRILLVLRYPMTFSLTNRAIQGEMRSLNPKSNEKYFDEVHISSQLGKSANYEFASQKIVSKACDPYPYNNDSFLNSGISIYKGLRFCEIFEEITRDQAFTVLPNWKCNSKGDFCSNLGPFEVDKEIKATNGSFKGVKLHMQYIKCEQTTARGNATSARVSAVFRAVSPLENLYTAGKRSGLSNMTVAAEGFWKSTSGQLCMVGCLGFVDASGSSCNSRICLYVPISFSIKQRSIIYGTLSSINNSSPSYFPLSFEKLVQPTELWNYFKASNPYYSYTKINSAGAILERDTAFSFRTIIKKSLLTFPKLEDTEAYQVSLSLLSEDLTLHVSAVPDPRSPQSPRIDIQMEILSVGPLFGRYWSAQNGSTTEEEIPYHTKAEYTEKQLLLNVSAQLTVSGKDYSNFSVLFLEGLYDEHVGKMYLVGCRDVRASWEILYESMDLDSGLDCLIEVVVSYPPTTSRWLVNPTASISIASRRNEDDPLRFNTVKFQTLPIMYRKQREDILSRRGIEGILRILTLSLAIACISSQLFHIKHDPDSVHFISLVMLGVQAIGYSLPLVTGAEALFKKKASESYESAYDLENSQWFKILDYAVKLLVLVSFLLTLRLCQKVWRSRIRLLTRAPLEPHRVPSDKRVFLTTLTLHLVGFIIVLIVHNTRTSQNSIWATRFNFARAESHMRDWETELEEYVGLVHDFFLLPQIIGNFIWQIDCKPLRKIYFIGITLVRLFPHIYDYIRAPVLNPYFAEDYEFANPSRDFYSKFGDVAIPVTAILFAVAVYIQQRWNYEKLSQTLTVGQYRLLPLGSRMYERLPSSSQAFEAELVSGVNGNSTHEKEHDVE, encoded by the coding sequence ATGAATATTGCAACTTTGGCTCTTGTTCTTTGTACTGTGTTTGGGTTGTTGGGTTTGGGGTATTCAGATTCATTTCTGGGAGGAGGAGGAGCTGAAATTAAAGGTGAATATCAAGAATCTTTTAAGTATGACCGAATCAACGAAGTGGAGAAAGAATGTAGTTTCGTGTTATCTTCTGCTTCTGAACTGAAACCTGAAGATAACAGAATTTATAGCATTAAAGAAGAGCTCTTTTTTGTGAATGGGGATTGGAGGCAGGATGATGGTAAGGCCCCACTCATGCCCTTTGATGTTAGAGAAGTTCAAATTGACATCTCAGCTGACCGTACTCCATTGAACTTGGTTTCGTTTTGGGTTTTGGATGTTGATCGTGCCCGTCGATCAAAGAAGGCAGTAAGCATCAGTGGGTCCTTGATCATGGGCATAACTCTAGACAGCACACTTACAGATTACGGGTTTGGGGGAAATCCTCAGTTTCAAATGTGGCCTGGTCATTCTCAACTTCCAATTTCTTTCCAAGGGATTTACACTGAGTCCAAGAAAAATGGTGGGGAAAGAGTGATGTGTTTGTTGGGCAGTACAATGTTGCCGGCTCGGGAATCTGACGCTGCTGATCCATGGCAATGGTTGAAAGCTCCTGATGCAAATTATAACCAGCTTCCTCTGTTGCAGGATGATAGAATTCTGCTTGTTCTTCGCTATCCGATGACATTTTCCTTGACCAACAGAGCAATCCAAGGGGAAATGAGAAGTCTAAATCCAAAATCAAACGAAAAGTACTTTGATGAAGTTCATATATCATCCCAGTTGGGAAAGTCAGCAAACTATGAGTTTGCCTCACAGAAGATTGTTTCAAAAGCATGCGATCCTTATCCATACAACAATGACAGCTTTCTCAATAGTGGCATCAGTATCTATAAGGGGTTGCGTTTCTGTGAAATCTTTGAAGAGATTACTCGTGACCAAGCTTTCACTGTTCTGCCAAACTGGAAATGCAATAGCAAAGGTGATTTTTGCAGTAATTTGGGTCCATTTGAGGTGGATAAAGAGATTAAAGCAACAAATGGCAGTTTTAAAGGTGTCAAACTTCATATGCAGTATATTAAATGTGAGCAAACAACTGCACGGGGAAATGCCACTTCTGCGAGAGTTTCGGCTGTTTTTAGAGCTGTTTCACCATTGGAGAATCTGTATACCGCAGGAAAGAGGTCTGGGCTCAGCAACATGACTGTTGCTGCTGAGGGATTCTGGAAGTCTACCAGTGGGCAGCTTTGCATGGTTGGCTGCCTTGGATTTGTTGATGCCTCAGGGAGTAGCTGCAATTCTCGGATCTGTTTGTATGTACCTATCTCGTTTTCCATAAAGCAAAGAAGCATTATTTATGGAACTCTTTCCAGCATCAATAACAGTAGTCCGTCGTACTTTCCTCTCTCATTTGAAAAGCTAGTGCAGCCCACTGAACTGTGGAACTATTTCAAAGCTTCCAATCCTTATTACAGTTACACAAAAATCAATTCTGCTGGTGCCATTTTAGAAAGGGACACAGCCTTCAGTTTTCGAACTATTAtcaagaaatcattgctgacatTCCCCAAACTGGAAGACACTGAAGCTTACCAAGTTAGTCTTTCTCTTTTATCAGAAGATCTCACCCTTCATGTGTCAGCGGTTCCTGATCCTCGTAGTCCCCAATCTCCAAGGATTGATATTCAGATGgaaattctctcagttggaccCTTGTTTGGGCGCTATTGGTCTGCGCAAAATGGTTCCACCACAGAAGAGGAGATTCCTTACCATACAAAGGCTGAATACACAGAAAAGCAACTTCTTCTGAATGTATCAGCACAACTCACAGTCAGTGGAAAAGACTACAGTAatttttctgttcttttcttGGAGGGTCTTTACGATGAGCATGTTGGTAAGATGTATCTAGTTGGTTGCAGGGATGTCAGAGCTTCATGGGAAATCTTATACGAGAGCATGGATCTTGACTCTGGGCTGGATTGCTTAATCGAAGTGGTTGTCTCATATCCTCCCACTACATCTCGGTGGCTAGTCAATCCAACAGCCAGCATTTCCATAGCCAGCCGCAGAAATGAAGATGACCCCCTCCGTTTTAATACAGTCAAGTTCCAGACTCTTCCAATTATGTACAGGAAGCAGCGAGAAGACATCCTCTCTCGTAGGGGCATTGAGGGAATCCTCCGGATTTTGACTCTTTCACTGGCAATTGCTTGCATTTCCAGCCAACTGTTTCACATCAAGCATGATCCAGATTCTGTTCATTTTATATCTCTTGTCATGCTAGGTGTCCAAGCCATTGGTTACAGCCTTCCTCTTGTCACTGGAGCCGAAGCTCTTTTCAAGAAGAAAGCTTCAGAATCTTATGAATCTGCTTATGATCTTGAGAACAGTCAGTGGTTCAAGATACTTGATTATGCGGTGAAACTTCTTGTTCTGGTCTCATTTTTACTGACTTTAAGGCTTTGTCAGAAGGTATGGAGATCTCGCATTAGATTACTAACACGAGCTCCTCTTGAACCCCATCGCGTACCTAGCGATAAGCGGGTATTCTTGACAACCTTGACTTTACATTTAGTTGGGTTCATAATTGTTCTAATTGTTCATAATACGAGGACCAGCCAGAATTCTATTTGGGCAACAAGATTTAATTTTGCTAGAGCAGAGTCTCATATGCGGGATTGGGAGACTGAGCTGGAGGAGTATGTGGGTCTTGTCCACGATTTTTTCTTGCTCCCACAAATCATTGGCAACTTTATTTGGCAGATTGATTGTAAACCACTTAGAAAGATTTATTTCATTGGAATCACACTGGTTAGACTTTTCCCACATATTTATGATTACATTAGAGCTCCAGTTCTCAATCCGTACTTTGCTGAGGACTACGAGTTTGCGAACCCAAGTAGGGATTTTTACTCAAAGTTTGGGGATGTTGCTATACCTGTGACAGCAATTCTTTTTGCAGTTGCAGTTTATATTCAGCAGAGATGGAATTATGAGAAGCTCAGCCAGACCCTAACTGTGGGGCAATATCGGCTTCTTCCCTTAGGGTCCAGAATGTATGAGAGATTGCCTTCCAGTTCCCAGGCATTTGAAGCTGAGCTTGTTTCAGGTGTCAATGGCAATTCTACACATGAGAAAGAGCACGATGTGGAATGA